ACCCTGCAGCGCCGTGGTTCCCCAGCCGCCGTTGGGCGAGAGGAGAGCACCTGCGGGCGAGAGCTCTGCCAGAGCGGCGTAAGGCATGCCGCCGACCCAGACGTTGCCGCTTGCATCGACCTTGACGTCGTTCGGCTCGTAAGCCGGGGTGGTGCCGTTGGTCTCATAGCCAACGCTGTACTGAATGGCAACGCTCACGTCGTGAGGTGCGGCGCTCAGCGTCGGGGTATAGAAGTTCGTGTTGGCCGTCGCGTTGTTGAAGACGTTCGTGACGTTCAGCATCGGGTAGAGCGCCCATTCGAGCGCGATCTGCCAGGTGTTGGCTGGCGTAATGGAGTTCGGGTAAGCGATGGCGACGCTCGTGCAGCCTGCCGTGCTCATGCCTGCCGAGTTGACGCAGGCGGAAAGCGAGTTCCCCAGCGAGTTGATCAACGTGTTCGGAACGTGTCCGTTGCCGCCAGCGGTTGTTGTATTCGCTGCCGTGCCTTGCATCGGAACCAGAGCCAGTGCGTTCTGCATGGCGTTCTGCAGGCCCAGAGCGTTGGTGCTCGATGTGCCAATGTTGACCGAAGAGCCGTCTACTGTTGCAAAGCCGGAAAGTGCTTCCGCAGCTGCGATGGTCGAGATCTCGTCAATGACGACCGTTGTGCTGGAGGTGATGCTGGAGCAGGTGCCGAGTGCTTCCACGAGAATGTTGGTGGGAACGACGCTTCCCAGACCGGGATCGCCACCCTGCGCGACCATGTAGAGCTGGTCGGGGTCGGTGCAGGTGGTGCTGTTGCGGGTGATCGAAAAGTTGCCACCACTGTCCGTGGTCGCTGTTCCAAGCACGGTCGGTGCGCTGCCGTAGCCCGTGGTGCCGGCCTTGTAGAGGGTGATGGCCGCACCGGAGATCGGCTGGTGGCCGCCCATGGCCTTACCCTGTACTGCTGCAACGAGTTGGGAAGGGGACGTGGCAGTACCCTGCAGGCCGCAGCCGGTAAGCAGAGCGAGAGTGCCGACGGAGGAGAGAGCTGCAGCGAAGCGAAGTGTTCGTGTCATTCGATCCCTTTGGTGGGCCTGGGAGGCCTATTTCTATGGTATTTAGTATCCAGAGTACTTGTATTTATCGGACATTTACGTAATTTTGAGCGTTTCTGGGCGCTAAACGAACGTGTTGCGCTGCTGGTTTTGAGGATATGAAGTCTAATTGTTCGGCCGCCTCGTCCTAACCTACCGGGGATGTGGTCTTTATCCACAGAGACGCCGCAAGCATGCACTGGGCAAGATTTCGTACCTTGGAAGTGACTGGGGTGGTTCAACGCTGCGTTTGAGCCAGTGGAACCGCGCCGGTGTAGTTTTCGTTCCCAAGGGATGGACCAGATGGCTGCGTCTTCACAATTCGATCTCGGAGCCACGAACCTTCCTACCGCAGTTCATGCGGAGGTCGCGATTCTTGGTTCCATGCTTCTTGATCCTGTCGCGATTGTCGATGCGACGGCACGTCTGCGTTCGGAAGATTTTTCGCTCGACTCGCATCAGCGGATCTACCGCGCGATCATGGAGCTCATTGCCGCGAGCCATGCGGTTGACTACGTCACCGTGATCGACCAGCTCAGCAAGCGCGGCGAGCTGGATGCGATTGGCGGGCGAGAGTATCTCTTCTACCTGACGGAAGGCGTGCCGCGTGGCATGAACGTCGAGAGCTATGTACGCATTGTGCGGGACAAGAGCCTGCTGCGCCAGCTTATGGGCATCTTCACCGAAGGCCTTGCGGCTGCGGCGGACCATGACGACGATGCGACCAAGGTACTGAACGATGTAGAAGTGCGGCTTGCGGAAGTCGCGGATTCAGCGATTCAACGCGGCTTTTCGAACATCCCGGATATTGTGGCGCAGAGCTTTGGCTCGATCGACGCACTGTATGAGCAGGGCAAGGAAGTCAGCGGGCTGGCGACGCATTACGTCGAGTTCGACAAGATGACTTCGGGTCTGCAGCCGAGCGAAATGATCATCATTGCGGCGCGTCCTTCGATGGGCAAGACGGCTTGGGCGATCAACATCGGACAGAACTGCGCGGTGCGGGACAACAAGGTCGTGGCGATCTTCTCGCTGGAAATGTCGAAGGAGTCACTGCTGCGTCGTATGCTCGCGTCGGAGGCGATGGTGGGTTCACGCAAGCTGCAGACGGGCTTTATTCCGCGCGAAGATAAAGGCAAGCTGGTGGCGGCGCTCGATAGGCTGATGAACTCGCGGCTTTATATCGACGACACGCCGGGCATTACGCTGGCGGAGATGCGGGCGAAGTGCCGTCGTCTGCTGCAGACCGAAGGCCAGCTTGATCTGATCGTTATCGACTACCTGCAGTTGATGACGGGCTCGGCGGGGCCGGGCAAGAAGGGTATTGAAAGCCGCACGCAGGAAGTGGCGTCGATCTCGCGTGGCATCAAGGCGCTGGCGAAGGAACTTCGGCTGCCGATCATTGCGCTCTCACAGCTTTCGCGTAACTCGGAGCAGCGTACGGGCGATAAGAAGCCGCTGCTCTCGGATCTTCGTGAGTCGGGCTCGATCGAGCAGGATGCTGACGTGGTCGCGTTCATTCATCGCGAGGAGTACTACGACCGCGAAAACGAAGATGTGAAGGGCAAGGCCGAGATCATCATCGCGAAGCAACGTAACGGTCCGACGGGGTCGATACAGATGGCGTATCTTTCGGACTTTACGCGCTTTGAAAACCTCGCCACGGATGAAGGCGGCGGTGGCGGCGGGGACGCGTACTAGAGAACGATGAAAAACTTGCTCCTGACATCCTCCTGACAGTACGTTGTCAGGAGGATGTCTTTATGGTGGCTCCTGTAGTCACCGCAAAGGAGCCGCTCCATGAGCCTGTTTGATGGCAACGCCTGTACCTGGTTTGAGATTCCTACCGTCGATTTTGACCGAGCCACCGAGTTCTACGAGACGGTGCTGGATATGTCCTTGCGCGTTTTGCCGGGCGCGTATGCCTGCAGCATGTTTCCAAATGTTGCAGGACGTGTGGGCGGATGCCTTGTCTCGCGCCCGCATGCGAAGCCTTCGGCGAATGGCACGACCGTGTTTCTTAACGTCGATGGCAAGCTGGATGCGTGCGTCAAGCGTGCGGAGAAGCTGGGCTCGACGATTACTGTTCCACGCACACAGGTTCCTGGGAACAAGAGTTACTTTGCCTGCCTCATTGATTCGGAAGGCAATCAAATTGGTCTGCACAGCATGGAGTTTTAGGATGGCTTTCGGGGTCTGCCAGTGAGGCGCGCTGATCGGCTGTTCCAGATAGTGCAGATGCTGCACTCTGGAAGGCTGAAGACGGCGCGCGTGTTGGCGGAGCGTCTGCAGGTTTCGGAGCGGACGATCTATCGCGATGTGCGCGATCTGCAGCTTGCAGGGCAGCCGATTGAAGGCGAAGCCGGCGTGGGGTATACGCTGCGACGCCAGTTGGAGATGCCTCCGCTGATGTTCACCGTGGAAGAGCTTACGTCGATTGTGCTGGGGGCGAGGCTGGTGCAGGCGTGGGGCGGGGAGGAATCGTTCGAAGCGGTGAACAGTGCGCTGGCGCGCATTGAGGCCGTGCTTCCTCCGCATCTCACCGCAGAGTTGAGTTCGATTGTGCTCTATGCGCCGCCGTACTCGATGAAGCGGGAGTATCGGAAGCGGCTGGACCAGTTGCACCATGCATGCCGTTCAAAGAACGTGATCGAGTTTGAGTATGTGCGGCTGGGTGAAGAGGCGAGTCGGAAGGAAAGCCGCAGTGTGTGGCCGCTGGCTCTGGCGTTCTGGGGCGGGGTATGGACGCTGGGCGCGTGGTGTGAGACACGCAAGGAGTTTCGGTCCTTTCGCATGGACCGCATGAGTGCAGTCGTGACGCTGCCGAGAGAGTTTAATCCGAAACGAGGTCAACGCCTCGAAGACTTTGTTCGGCAGGTGCAGGCCGAAGCAAAGCCTTCGAAGGTCGTATCTCGCAAGATTCTGAAGAACTACGAAGAGTAGCTGCAACGCGGGAAGCGTTACAGCGTTTCTCCGGGCTGTTGCTTCGGGTTGACCTTGTGTTCGTCGTTGCGACCGGTGGGGTGCTTGGCGAGCGCGGCGAGAAGGTCTTTGTCGTAGCCGTAGATGTCTTTGAAGAAGTGCACGGTGCCGTCTTCATCCGCGTTTGCGGTCAGGTAGGTGATGCTGACGGGGAGCAACGTCTTCAGGTTGACGGTCTTGTTGTTGTTGTCGCCGAACATGGCGTCGTGGACCTTGTCGGCGTCCCAGTTGCCTTGTCCGTCGAGCACCCAGTTGGCCATCTTCTCGGCATCGTTGAGGCGGATGCAGCCGTGGGATTTGTCGCGGCGCGTCATGCTGAAGTACTGCATCTCGGGCGTGGAGTGCATGTAGATGTCGTACTCGTTGGGGAACATGAACTTCACCAGACCGAGTGAATTTTTCGGGCCTGGCTTCTGGCGAACGACGTAGCGGCCGTGCTCGATATCGCT
This genomic interval from Acidobacteriaceae bacterium contains the following:
- the dnaB gene encoding replicative DNA helicase, which translates into the protein MAASSQFDLGATNLPTAVHAEVAILGSMLLDPVAIVDATARLRSEDFSLDSHQRIYRAIMELIAASHAVDYVTVIDQLSKRGELDAIGGREYLFYLTEGVPRGMNVESYVRIVRDKSLLRQLMGIFTEGLAAAADHDDDATKVLNDVEVRLAEVADSAIQRGFSNIPDIVAQSFGSIDALYEQGKEVSGLATHYVEFDKMTSGLQPSEMIIIAARPSMGKTAWAINIGQNCAVRDNKVVAIFSLEMSKESLLRRMLASEAMVGSRKLQTGFIPREDKGKLVAALDRLMNSRLYIDDTPGITLAEMRAKCRRLLQTEGQLDLIVIDYLQLMTGSAGPGKKGIESRTQEVASISRGIKALAKELRLPIIALSQLSRNSEQRTGDKKPLLSDLRESGSIEQDADVVAFIHREEYYDRENEDVKGKAEIIIAKQRNGPTGSIQMAYLSDFTRFENLATDEGGGGGGDAY
- a CDS encoding YafY family protein, encoding MRRADRLFQIVQMLHSGRLKTARVLAERLQVSERTIYRDVRDLQLAGQPIEGEAGVGYTLRRQLEMPPLMFTVEELTSIVLGARLVQAWGGEESFEAVNSALARIEAVLPPHLTAELSSIVLYAPPYSMKREYRKRLDQLHHACRSKNVIEFEYVRLGEEASRKESRSVWPLALAFWGGVWTLGAWCETRKEFRSFRMDRMSAVVTLPREFNPKRGQRLEDFVRQVQAEAKPSKVVSRKILKNYEE
- a CDS encoding VOC family protein; its protein translation is MSLFDGNACTWFEIPTVDFDRATEFYETVLDMSLRVLPGAYACSMFPNVAGRVGGCLVSRPHAKPSANGTTVFLNVDGKLDACVKRAEKLGSTITVPRTQVPGNKSYFACLIDSEGNQIGLHSMEF